The Xiphophorus hellerii strain 12219 chromosome 5, Xiphophorus_hellerii-4.1, whole genome shotgun sequence genome window below encodes:
- the cant1b gene encoding soluble calcium-activated nucleotidase 1b: MNSFGFAVRGLPLALPSMTQATASDLRFHPRWRAIIVTALLALVLMLYLHRTVGNTNTPTRGSFQTHREEDVRSQRLSWCLKRKKPYNDTYPLSPPERTPHGIRYRIGVIADLDTASQSSKGQTWFSYMKRGYVTVSESADRLEVEWDADRVTLESSLAEKGRGMELSELVAFNGHLYSVDDRTGVVYRIEGSRAIPWVILPDGDGSVSKGFKAEWLAVKDEHLYVGGLGKEWTTTSGEFVNNNPEWVKVIDYKGGVEHENWMPYYAALRRAAGIKPPGYLIHESAAWSERLQRWFFLPRRASHEQYEEAADERRATNLLLSCPADFRHVTTQRVGPFNPTHGFSSFKFVPDTDDQVVLALKSEEDAGRIATYIIAFTLDGRLLMPETKMGDVKYEGLEFI, translated from the exons ATGAACTCCTTCGGTTTCGCGGTTCGAGGCCTCCCCTTGGCCTTGCCGTCCATGACACAGGCCACTGCCTCCGACCTGCGCTTCCATCCCAGATGGAGAGCAATAATCGTGACCGCCCTGCTGGCCTTAGTGCTCATGCTGTACCTGCACCGGACCGTAgggaacacaaacacaccaaccAGAGGTAGTTTTCAAACTCACAGAGAGGAGGATGTGAGATCACAAAGACTCTCTTGGTGTCTAAAGAGGAAAAAGCCTTACAATGACACATACCCGTTGAGTCCACCAGAGAGGACACCGCACGGCATTCGCTACCGTATAGGAGTGATTGCCGACCTGGACACGGCGTCCCAAAGCTCCAAGGGTCAGACGTGGTTTAGCTACATGAAAAGAGGCTATGTGACCGTTTCAGAGAGCGCGGACAGACTGGAGGTGGAGTGGGATGCAGACAGAGTCACCTTGGAGAGCAGTCTGGCTGAGAAAGGACGAG GTATGGAGCTGTCGGAGCTGGTGGCCTTCAACGGTCACCTTTACAGTGTGGATGACCGCACAGGTGTGGTGTACAGGATTGAGGGGAGCAGAGCCATTCCCTGGGTGATACTTCCTGATGGCGACGGCTCCGTGTCTAAAG GATTCAAGGCGGAGTGGCTGGCAGTGAAGGATGAGCACCTGTATGTTGGAGGTCTGGGGAAAGAGTGGACGACGACGTCCGGGGAATTCGTCAACAACAACCCCGAGTGGGTGAAAGTGATCGACTATAAAGGTGGCGTGGAGCACGAAAACTGGATGCCGTATTACGCCGCCCTGCGGAGAGCTGCAGGGATCAAACCACCAG GTTACCTCATCCATGAATCGGCAGCTTGGAGCGAGCGCCTCCAGCGGTGGTTCTTCCTACCTCGCCGTGCCAGCCACGAGCAGTACGAGGAGGCGGCCGACGAGCGCCGAGCCACCAACCTCCTCCTGTCCTGCCCCGCGGACTTCAGACATGTGACCACGCAGCGCGTCGGACCTTTTAACCCCACCCACGGCTTCTCCTCCTTCAAATTCGTTCCCGACACCGACGACCAGGTCGTCCTGGCTCTGAAGTCGGAGGAGGACGCAGGCAGGATCGCCACATACATCATTGCTTTTACACTGGACGGACGGCTGCTGATGCCCGAGACCAAGATGGGAGATGTGAAGTATGAAGGGCTGGAGTTCATTTGA